A genomic region of Leptotrichia massiliensis contains the following coding sequences:
- the pncB gene encoding nicotinate phosphoribosyltransferase, with translation MEKFFKFLNSDRYQYAESEVYLKNNMENQIATFDVFLRTEKENDYAIIYGIADVLELIDALSNTSYEKKKKYLSKILDNLDLIEYIANMKFTGSIKGLRDGEIVFSNEPVLTITAPLIQGKILETPILNILHYQTLAATVTSKIVQAAKDKDVLFFGSRRTAGFEAVMSITKAAYLGGCVAHSNLMGEYLYDLKSVGTMTHGFIQSFGMEKDAEYKAFDMFIKTYRDKKQALIMLIDTYDTLNSGIDSAVKAFKENKINDEYEGSYGIRIDSGNLEDLSQKCRKVLDKNGFYKAKIILTSGLDEEKIETLIKNKAKVDTFGVGDAIALPKKEISTVYKMAKINENAVMKISDESSKTSLPENKDLYRVYENNDFYDVVALEDEKLENTGNIKKLTIDYISEGEKIAENYELLDLKKAKEYYDSNLMLVRKVYGEKLKSGRVKLSEKLEDLKNELLKARKNI, from the coding sequence ATGGAGAAATTTTTTAAATTTTTAAATTCAGACAGGTATCAGTATGCGGAAAGCGAAGTGTATTTAAAAAATAATATGGAAAATCAAATAGCGACTTTTGATGTATTTTTACGTACAGAAAAGGAAAATGATTATGCGATTATATATGGGATAGCGGATGTGCTGGAATTGATAGATGCTCTTTCTAATACTTCTTATGAGAAAAAGAAAAAATATTTGTCAAAAATTTTGGATAATTTAGATTTGATTGAATATATTGCCAATATGAAATTTACAGGCTCAATAAAGGGATTAAGAGATGGAGAAATCGTTTTTTCAAATGAACCAGTTCTTACAATTACAGCCCCACTTATACAAGGAAAAATTCTTGAAACTCCTATTTTAAATATTTTGCATTATCAGACACTTGCAGCAACTGTCACTTCTAAAATTGTGCAGGCAGCAAAGGATAAGGATGTCTTATTTTTTGGAAGCAGGAGAACAGCAGGCTTTGAAGCAGTAATGTCAATAACGAAAGCGGCTTATTTAGGTGGGTGTGTAGCTCATTCTAATTTAATGGGGGAATATCTTTATGATTTGAAAAGTGTAGGAACTATGACACATGGGTTTATTCAAAGTTTTGGTATGGAAAAAGATGCTGAATATAAGGCGTTTGATATGTTTATAAAGACTTATAGAGATAAAAAACAGGCTTTAATAATGCTAATAGATACTTATGATACGCTTAATAGCGGTATAGATAGTGCAGTTAAAGCATTTAAGGAAAATAAAATAAATGATGAGTATGAAGGAAGTTATGGGATTAGGATAGATTCAGGCAATTTGGAAGATTTGTCCCAAAAATGCAGGAAAGTACTGGATAAAAATGGGTTTTATAAGGCAAAAATCATATTAACCAGCGGACTTGATGAGGAAAAAATAGAAACATTAATAAAAAATAAGGCAAAAGTCGATACATTTGGAGTAGGAGATGCCATAGCATTACCCAAAAAGGAAATAAGTACCGTTTATAAAATGGCTAAAATAAATGAAAACGCTGTAATGAAAATTTCTGATGAAAGTAGCAAAACATCATTACCAGAAAATAAGGATTTATATAGGGTTTATGAAAATAATGATTTTTACGATGTTGTAGCACTAGAAGACGAAAAGCTTGAAAATACAGGTAATATTAAAAAATTAACAATTGATTATATTTCAGAGGGTGAAAAAATTGCAGAAAATTATGAATTGCTGGACTTGAAAAAGGCAAAAGAGTATTATGACAGTAATTTGATGCTTGTGAGAAAAGTATACGGAGAGAAGTTAAAATCTGGGAGAGTGAAATTATCAGAAAAATTGGAAGATTTGAAAAATGAACTTTTGAAAGCAAGAAAAAATATCTAA
- a CDS encoding HRDC domain-containing protein, protein MLKIVTLPFDDKMEEFEQEKLEKVLKDVQIVKYQAELVKIEGKYYWTAFVEYEKADKFNKNSGKDNFSQDIKEFKDANLNYMEYLTEDEMELYKILKEWRAGEAQLLGYPPYIIASNQLLANIAKTNPKNMEELSQLKGMGKRKIRDYGEEILLILENFYDMLKPL, encoded by the coding sequence GTGTTAAAAATAGTAACATTGCCATTTGATGATAAAATGGAGGAATTTGAGCAGGAAAAGCTGGAAAAAGTGTTAAAAGATGTTCAAATCGTGAAATATCAAGCTGAATTGGTGAAAATTGAGGGGAAATATTACTGGACGGCTTTTGTTGAATATGAAAAAGCAGATAAATTTAATAAAAATTCTGGAAAAGATAATTTTTCACAAGATATAAAAGAATTTAAAGATGCTAACCTAAATTATATGGAGTATTTAACAGAAGATGAAATGGAGCTGTACAAGATATTAAAGGAATGGCGGGCAGGAGAAGCACAACTTTTGGGCTATCCACCCTATATTATTGCTTCAAACCAGCTTTTGGCAAATATTGCAAAAACTAATCCTAAAAATATGGAAGAACTTTCGCAGTTAAAGGGAATGGGAAAACGGAAAATCAGGGATTATGGGGAAGAAATTTTACTGATTTTGGAAAATTTTTATGATATGCTTAAACCACTTTGA
- a CDS encoding DUF4825 domain-containing protein: MKNKKFEITVLLILCVIFTACGKSQNSEKDIYKSKTKYVGDNSKVMNILSNLKYPKETSYNSVQILSEKEPYGVLVKLNINSGKIPEKNEFLKNSAVLFALIENLSFVKYEDISNNKIIAEFTRDEIDNYLKAEVNKNTKEIGSSEKEFVKYLNK, encoded by the coding sequence ATGAAAAATAAAAAGTTTGAAATAACAGTTTTATTAATATTATGCGTTATTTTTACAGCATGTGGTAAATCACAAAATTCAGAAAAAGATATTTATAAATCTAAAACAAAATATGTGGGTGACAATTCTAAAGTAATGAATATTTTATCAAATTTAAAATATCCCAAGGAAACAAGTTATAATTCTGTACAAATTTTGTCGGAAAAAGAGCCTTATGGAGTACTTGTCAAATTAAATATAAATTCTGGAAAAATTCCTGAAAAAAATGAGTTTCTTAAAAATTCGGCTGTGTTATTTGCTTTAATTGAAAATTTATCATTTGTGAAATATGAAGATATTTCAAATAATAAAATTATAGCCGAATTTACTAGAGATGAAATTGATAATTACTTGAAGGCTGAAGTGAATAAAAATACTAAAGAAATTGGGAGCAGCGAAAAAGAATTTGTAAAATATTTGAACAAATAA
- the pheT gene encoding phenylalanine--tRNA ligase subunit beta has protein sequence MLISLNWLKQYIDLDGIEINEMENALTMIGQEVEKIEVLGENLENVVTAHIVEKEMHPDSDHLTICKVDNGKEILQVVCGASNHKAGDKVVLAQVGAKLAEDFVIKKGKIRGVESNGMLCSEEELNIGKDSDGIMILPQDTPAGIPMKEYLGINDTVFELEITPNRPDCLSHIGIARELGAYYGKEVKYPSFVINTESSEKTADNISVEISDSNLAKRYVARIIKNVTVKDSPKWLKERVESIGIRSINNIVDASNFVMMELNQPNHAFDLDKIEGGKIVVRAGLENEKLVTLDEQERELNSDDIVISDGVKAVALGGVMGGENSQITENTKNILLEVANFNSQNVRKTSRRLTLSSDSSYRFERRVDEENAINVINRLANLIQEVAGGEILAGTVDNYPVPYEKKSAELNFERLNRFVGKVIPRETVIGILTRLEIEVVDNGETLTLTAPSYRDDLENEQDYFEEIIRMYGFDNIENILPKLDISEQPVIDTTKLSTQVKLIAANAGLKEVINYSFVPKDAMEKIKYTVAQEKLIDVLKPITEDFVTLRPTLLYSLIKNAKDNINRNVSNIRFFEVSRTFEKAEELAKEEVKLGIILAGENDKTLWNPKPVPYDFYDLKGIVEEIFTQLKFNNYMIKRSEQSQFHSGRSVDVFVGRELIGSFGEIHPDVLENFDLGKTSVLVGEFNIDLIQKYIGKKVNYQGIVKYPAVPRDFAFVMKEEILVGDVLKTIQKVDKKIEKVELFDIYQGVGVLPGMKSVAISVVLRDKSKTLEEKEIVDISNKIVAKVEKDYGAVLRQ, from the coding sequence ATGCTGATTTCGTTAAACTGGTTAAAGCAGTATATAGATTTAGATGGAATAGAAATAAATGAAATGGAGAATGCCCTTACTATGATTGGGCAGGAAGTGGAAAAAATTGAAGTGCTGGGGGAAAACTTGGAAAATGTTGTAACGGCACATATTGTTGAAAAGGAGATGCATCCTGATTCGGATCATTTGACGATTTGTAAAGTGGATAATGGGAAAGAAATTTTGCAGGTTGTATGTGGTGCATCTAATCATAAGGCTGGGGATAAGGTTGTTTTAGCACAAGTTGGAGCAAAACTAGCTGAAGACTTTGTTATTAAAAAAGGGAAGATAAGAGGTGTGGAATCAAATGGAATGCTTTGTTCAGAAGAAGAACTGAATATTGGTAAGGATTCTGACGGGATTATGATTTTACCTCAAGATACACCTGCCGGAATACCAATGAAGGAATATTTGGGAATTAATGATACTGTGTTTGAGCTGGAAATTACGCCAAATCGTCCTGATTGTCTATCACATATTGGGATTGCAAGAGAACTGGGGGCTTATTACGGGAAGGAAGTTAAATATCCTAGTTTTGTGATAAATACTGAAAGTAGCGAAAAAACGGCTGACAATATTTCGGTTGAAATTTCAGACAGCAATTTGGCAAAAAGATATGTGGCTAGAATTATTAAAAATGTAACGGTTAAGGACAGTCCAAAATGGCTTAAGGAAAGAGTGGAATCTATTGGAATCAGAAGTATTAACAATATTGTAGATGCTTCAAATTTTGTTATGATGGAACTTAATCAGCCTAATCATGCTTTTGACCTTGATAAAATTGAAGGTGGAAAGATTGTTGTGAGAGCAGGGCTTGAAAATGAAAAACTGGTTACGCTTGATGAACAGGAAAGAGAGTTAAATAGTGATGATATTGTAATTTCGGATGGAGTGAAAGCCGTAGCACTTGGTGGTGTAATGGGCGGAGAAAATTCACAAATTACTGAAAATACAAAAAATATCCTTCTGGAAGTGGCAAACTTTAACTCGCAAAATGTGAGAAAAACGTCAAGAAGATTGACTTTATCAAGCGATTCTTCATATAGATTTGAAAGAAGAGTGGACGAGGAAAATGCGATTAATGTGATAAATAGACTTGCGAATTTGATTCAGGAAGTAGCAGGTGGAGAAATTTTGGCTGGAACTGTTGACAATTATCCTGTCCCTTATGAGAAAAAATCTGCTGAACTTAATTTTGAAAGACTGAACCGTTTCGTTGGGAAAGTAATTCCTCGTGAAACTGTTATTGGAATTTTGACTAGACTTGAAATCGAAGTTGTGGATAATGGGGAAACTTTGACATTAACTGCACCAAGTTACCGTGACGATTTGGAAAATGAGCAGGACTACTTTGAAGAAATTATAAGAATGTATGGTTTTGACAATATCGAAAACATTTTACCAAAACTGGATATTAGCGAACAGCCAGTTATTGACACAACAAAACTTTCTACGCAAGTAAAACTTATTGCAGCAAATGCAGGACTTAAGGAAGTTATCAACTACAGCTTTGTGCCAAAAGATGCAATGGAAAAAATAAAATATACAGTTGCACAGGAAAAACTGATTGACGTGCTAAAACCAATAACAGAAGACTTTGTAACACTGCGTCCAACATTGCTTTACAGCCTTATCAAAAACGCAAAGGACAACATTAACAGAAATGTTTCAAATATCAGATTCTTTGAAGTGAGCAGAACTTTTGAAAAAGCTGAAGAATTGGCAAAAGAAGAAGTGAAATTGGGAATAATTCTAGCTGGAGAAAACGACAAGACATTGTGGAATCCAAAACCTGTTCCTTACGATTTTTACGATTTGAAGGGAATTGTAGAAGAAATCTTTACACAGCTTAAATTCAATAACTATATGATAAAACGTTCAGAACAAAGCCAGTTCCATTCTGGACGTTCAGTTGATGTATTTGTGGGACGTGAATTAATTGGAAGTTTTGGAGAAATTCATCCAGATGTGCTGGAAAACTTTGACTTAGGGAAAACATCAGTTCTAGTTGGAGAATTTAACATTGACTTGATTCAGAAATATATCGGTAAAAAGGTAAATTATCAAGGAATTGTAAAATATCCAGCTGTGCCAAGAGATTTTGCATTCGTTATGAAGGAAGAAATCCTAGTTGGAGATGTATTAAAAACAATCCAGAAAGTTGACAAGAAAATAGAAAAAGTGGAACTATTTGATATTTATCAAGGTGTAGGAGTACTGCCAGGAATGAAGAGTGTGGCAATCAGCGTAGTTCTAAGAGATAAGAGCAAAACACTGGAAGAAAAAGAAATTGTAGACATTTCCAATAAAATTGTAGCTAAGGTTGAGAAGGATTATGGTGCGGTTTTAAGACAATAG
- a CDS encoding YwqG family protein: MENELEIKIDDEFAKKVYDEIWAEYEKTAQTKAFAKIILTENELKITDSKVMGLPYVPKGAEIPQTANGDKMMMIAQINCDDLQGLADFPEKGILQFFVLNDEDGLLGLDFDNQTVQDSFRVIYHKKIEEFYDENELKSIYNPYHFEESYITNNNESYKMNFELTSEKERFEDMFYHIFTKICKEKGLKQTQEDWLYRKLLNFMQYSENYYSQCDGFAFFTQDDPREYNEEYKKFDTVLFQLNSEFDENTRNWKVCIGDAGVINFFINRENLKKKDFSEILYNWDCS; this comes from the coding sequence ATGGAAAATGAATTAGAAATAAAAATTGATGATGAATTTGCAAAAAAAGTTTATGATGAAATTTGGGCTGAATATGAAAAAACTGCACAAACAAAGGCTTTTGCAAAAATTATATTGACGGAAAATGAACTAAAAATAACAGATAGCAAAGTTATGGGATTGCCTTATGTCCCTAAAGGAGCAGAAATTCCCCAAACAGCTAATGGCGATAAAATGATGATGATTGCACAGATTAACTGTGACGATTTACAAGGACTTGCAGATTTTCCAGAAAAAGGGATTTTACAATTTTTCGTTCTAAATGATGAGGATGGATTGTTAGGGCTTGATTTTGATAATCAGACTGTTCAAGATAGTTTTCGTGTGATTTATCATAAAAAAATCGAAGAGTTTTATGATGAAAATGAGTTAAAAAGTATTTATAATCCCTATCATTTTGAAGAAAGCTACATTACAAACAATAACGAAAGTTATAAAATGAACTTTGAATTGACAAGTGAAAAAGAAAGATTTGAAGATATGTTTTATCATATATTCACAAAAATCTGCAAGGAAAAAGGATTAAAACAAACACAAGAAGACTGGCTTTATAGAAAATTATTGAACTTTATGCAATATTCAGAAAATTATTATTCACAATGCGATGGATTTGCCTTTTTTACTCAAGATGATCCTAGAGAATATAACGAAGAGTATAAAAAATTTGATACAGTATTATTTCAACTTAATAGCGAATTTGATGAAAATACTCGAAATTGGAAAGTTTGTATCGGAGATGCTGGCGTAATAAACTTTTTTATAAATCGTGAAAATTTGAAAAAGAAAGATTTTTCAGAAATTCTTTATAACTGGGATTGCAGTTAA
- a CDS encoding GNAT family N-acetyltransferase produces MKIRRFEEKDAKKVSELIVETLRKTNIKDYSADSIENYVNNFHPENVLKRASWTHFYVAEEKDNIIGCGAIAPYWDKFDESSLFTIFILPEYQGKGIGRKIIETLEKDEYFLRAKRIKVPASITAVPFYKKMGYSYKNGVNKADDEGIVRMEKFR; encoded by the coding sequence ATGAAAATACGCAGATTTGAAGAAAAAGACGCTAAAAAAGTATCTGAATTAATTGTGGAAACATTGCGAAAAACAAATATAAAAGATTATTCTGCTGATTCAATAGAAAATTATGTAAATAATTTCCACCCCGAAAATGTTCTTAAAAGAGCCTCGTGGACACATTTTTATGTTGCCGAAGAAAAGGACAATATTATTGGGTGTGGAGCAATTGCACCATATTGGGATAAATTTGATGAAAGTTCTTTATTTACTATTTTTATCTTGCCTGAATATCAGGGAAAGGGAATAGGACGAAAAATTATTGAAACATTGGAAAAAGATGAATATTTTTTAAGAGCTAAAAGAATCAAGGTACCTGCGTCCATTACGGCTGTCCCATTTTATAAGAAAATGGGATATAGCTACAAAAATGGAGTAAACAAAGCAGATGATGAAGGAATTGTAAGAATGGAAAAATTTAGATAA
- the pheS gene encoding phenylalanine--tRNA ligase subunit alpha, which produces MLDKLAHLKEEVLAKLKEVENLEELNDLRVKILGKKGEFTAIMKGMADIAAEKRAEFGKVTNEIKNVLQNRFEEVNTDLKEIAKQQRLKNETIDVTLPGRKANVGSLHPLTKTVMEIKDIVSTMGFDIVDGPEVEYVKYNFDALNIPKTHPSREISDTFYIEEENVVLRTQTSGMQIRYMEDRKPPFRMISIGKVYRPDYDVSHTPMFHQMEGLMVGEDVSFANFKAILENIVKKIFGEDRKVRFRPHFFPFTEPSAEMDVECGVCKGAGCRVCKGTGWLEILGSGMVNPKVLEGVGIDPKKYQGFAFGLGLERITMLKYGIDDLRAFFENDERFLNQF; this is translated from the coding sequence ATGTTAGACAAATTGGCACACTTGAAAGAAGAAGTGTTAGCAAAACTTAAAGAAGTGGAAAATCTTGAGGAGCTGAATGACCTAAGAGTTAAGATATTGGGGAAAAAAGGGGAATTTACAGCTATTATGAAGGGAATGGCTGATATTGCGGCTGAAAAGCGGGCTGAATTTGGAAAAGTTACGAATGAAATAAAAAATGTACTGCAAAATAGATTTGAAGAAGTAAATACTGATTTAAAGGAAATTGCAAAACAGCAAAGATTGAAAAATGAAACTATAGATGTGACTTTGCCAGGAAGAAAGGCTAACGTGGGTTCGCTTCATCCGCTTACAAAGACGGTTATGGAAATAAAGGATATCGTTTCTACAATGGGATTTGACATTGTGGATGGACCAGAAGTGGAATATGTGAAATACAATTTTGATGCATTAAACATTCCAAAAACACATCCTTCACGTGAAATTTCAGATACATTTTACATCGAAGAAGAAAATGTTGTGTTAAGAACACAGACTTCTGGTATGCAAATTAGATATATGGAAGATAGAAAACCTCCATTTAGAATGATTTCAATTGGAAAAGTTTACCGTCCAGACTACGATGTGTCACATACGCCAATGTTTCATCAGATGGAAGGGCTTATGGTAGGAGAAGATGTTTCTTTTGCTAATTTTAAGGCGATTTTGGAAAATATCGTGAAAAAAATATTTGGAGAAGACAGAAAAGTAAGATTCCGTCCACATTTTTTCCCATTCACAGAACCATCGGCTGAAATGGATGTAGAATGTGGAGTTTGTAAAGGAGCTGGATGTAGAGTTTGTAAAGGAACTGGATGGCTTGAAATTCTAGGAAGCGGAATGGTAAATCCAAAAGTACTGGAAGGCGTTGGAATCGATCCGAAAAAATATCAAGGTTTCGCATTTGGTCTAGGGCTTGAGAGAATTACAATGCTTAAATATGGAATTGATGATTTGAGGGCATTTTTTGAAAATGATGAGAGATTTTTGAATCAATTTTAG
- the cobA gene encoding uroporphyrinogen-III C-methyltransferase: protein MRKGKVYIAGAGCGDEGLITLKLKNVIEKADCIVYDRLVNENILQYAKSDVEMIYMGKENTAGGKLQAEINKKLVEKGKEGLEVLRLKGGDPFVFGRGGEEIEALVAENIDFEVIPGITSSIAVPAYAGIPVTHRGINTSFHVFTGHTQFNGIELDFPVIAKLEGTLVFLMGLSNLEKIAENLINNGKNPKTPVAIIKDGTTTRQKTYTGTLKTIINTVKEHNVKSPAIILIGEVVNLREKMKWFENKPLFGKNILVTRNREKQGNISNKINELGGQALSLPFINIEYVDFEMPDLKEYSTLLFNSINSVIGFMRKVKDIRALGNVKIGVVGEKTAEEIEKYKIIPDFYPEEYTVERLASESVNFTKEGEKILFIVSDISPVNEKKYSDLYNRNYEKLVVYKTQKVEVEKEEAEKYIKESDILMFLSSSTFKAFADSINLTENEEIKEILKNKIIASIGPVTTKTIEKYGLKVGIEPKKYTEDGLFDEILKQTAKG from the coding sequence ATGAGAAAAGGTAAAGTTTATATCGCAGGAGCAGGCTGTGGAGATGAGGGGCTTATAACTTTAAAATTGAAAAACGTGATAGAAAAAGCTGACTGCATTGTTTATGACAGGCTTGTAAATGAAAATATCTTACAATATGCAAAATCTGATGTAGAAATGATTTATATGGGTAAAGAAAATACTGCTGGAGGAAAATTGCAGGCAGAAATAAATAAGAAATTAGTGGAAAAAGGTAAAGAAGGACTTGAAGTTCTAAGACTAAAAGGAGGAGATCCTTTTGTATTTGGACGAGGAGGAGAGGAAATAGAGGCTTTAGTTGCTGAAAATATAGATTTTGAGGTAATTCCAGGGATAACTTCTTCAATCGCTGTGCCAGCTTATGCTGGAATTCCTGTTACTCACAGAGGAATTAATACTTCCTTTCATGTATTTACTGGACATACGCAATTTAATGGAATAGAACTTGATTTTCCAGTTATTGCAAAATTGGAAGGAACTTTGGTCTTTTTAATGGGATTAAGCAATCTTGAAAAAATAGCAGAAAATTTGATAAATAACGGAAAAAATCCGAAAACACCTGTTGCAATAATAAAAGATGGAACAACGACAAGACAGAAAACTTACACAGGAACATTGAAAACAATAATAAATACAGTAAAAGAACATAATGTAAAATCGCCTGCCATTATTTTGATTGGAGAAGTGGTGAATTTACGGGAAAAAATGAAATGGTTTGAGAATAAGCCATTATTTGGGAAAAATATTCTTGTTACAAGAAATAGGGAAAAACAAGGAAATATATCAAATAAAATAAATGAACTTGGCGGACAGGCTTTGAGCCTTCCATTTATTAATATAGAGTATGTCGATTTTGAAATGCCTGATTTGAAGGAATACAGCACCCTTCTATTTAACAGCATAAATTCTGTTATTGGATTTATGAGAAAAGTAAAGGATATCCGTGCTTTAGGAAATGTTAAGATAGGTGTAGTGGGAGAAAAAACTGCTGAAGAAATTGAAAAATATAAAATAATTCCAGATTTTTATCCAGAAGAATATACGGTAGAAAGACTGGCTAGTGAAAGTGTGAATTTTACTAAAGAAGGAGAAAAAATACTGTTTATAGTATCTGACATTTCTCCAGTAAATGAAAAAAAATATTCAGATTTATACAACAGAAATTATGAAAAACTTGTAGTGTATAAAACTCAGAAAGTTGAAGTGGAAAAGGAAGAAGCTGAAAAATATATAAAAGAAAGCGACATTTTAATGTTCTTAAGCTCATCAACATTTAAAGCCTTTGCTGATAGCATAAACTTGACTGAAAATGAGGAAATAAAAGAAATTCTGAAAAATAAAATTATAGCATCTATTGGTCCTGTTACTACAAAAACTATTGAAAAATATGGATTAAAAGTAGGAATAGAGCCTAAGAAATATACTGAAGATGGATTATTTGATGAAATTTTGAAACAGACAGCAAAAGGATAA
- the hemC gene encoding hydroxymethylbilane synthase — MKSNKIIIGTRGSILALAQAEKVKEMLIKKYDELRENENFCEIEGFEKKSPLEIELKVIVTKGDKDLRDFTKIKGTTQKDLFVKEIEKEMLENKIDLAVHSLKDMPQNTPEGLLNACFPMREDNRDVLVSKNGKKLKELDENSVIGTGSIRREKELLNLRNDVKIKAIRGNIHTRLKKLDDGEYDAIVLAAAGLKRVGLENRITEYFDKDSFMPAPGQGILCIQCRENDNKILNLLKIINDDEVTIMCKTEREFSKIFDGGCHTPIGCSSVIEGNTLKLKGMFNNNGIRIFKEVEGNRENPKETAQKLAEEIKKEEMKNEKR; from the coding sequence ATGAAATCAAATAAAATAATTATTGGAACGAGAGGAAGCATTTTGGCACTTGCACAAGCGGAAAAAGTGAAAGAAATGCTTATTAAAAAATATGATGAATTAAGAGAAAATGAGAATTTTTGTGAAATTGAAGGATTTGAGAAAAAAAGTCCACTGGAAATAGAACTGAAAGTTATAGTTACAAAGGGAGATAAAGACCTAAGGGACTTTACAAAAATAAAAGGAACTACGCAAAAGGACTTGTTTGTGAAGGAAATTGAAAAGGAAATGCTGGAAAATAAAATAGATTTGGCGGTACATTCGTTAAAGGATATGCCACAGAACACTCCAGAAGGACTTTTAAACGCATGCTTTCCAATGAGGGAAGACAACCGTGATGTGCTTGTTTCAAAAAACGGGAAAAAATTAAAAGAACTTGATGAAAATTCTGTAATTGGGACAGGAAGCATAAGACGGGAAAAGGAGCTTTTGAATTTGCGAAATGATGTAAAGATAAAAGCAATTCGTGGAAATATTCACACAAGGTTAAAAAAACTTGATGATGGGGAATATGATGCGATTGTGCTGGCTGCGGCTGGATTAAAAAGAGTTGGGCTGGAAAACAGAATTACTGAATATTTTGATAAAGATTCATTTATGCCAGCACCAGGACAAGGGATTTTGTGTATTCAATGCAGGGAAAATGATAATAAAATACTAAATCTTCTGAAAATTATAAATGATGATGAAGTTACGATAATGTGTAAAACTGAAAGAGAATTTTCAAAAATTTTTGATGGAGGATGCCATACTCCGATAGGCTGTTCATCGGTTATTGAAGGAAATACATTAAAATTAAAGGGAATGTTTAATAATAACGGAATCAGAATATTTAAAGAAGTTGAAGGAAATAGGGAAAATCCAAAGGAAACTGCACAAAAATTGGCTGAAGAAATAAAAAAAGAGGAGATGAAAAATGAGAAAAGGTAA
- the hemA gene encoding glutamyl-tRNA reductase, whose translation MKENLVKNFYILSFSYKNLSLEEREKFVKEGYRHVLRGYLEKGIIKGYVAVETCLRIELYLDVSKEFEIESLKRDFRIDKMKDYKGAEAVNYLLRVICGLDSIIKGEDQILVQLKKAYFDALDKNITSSFLNIMFNQAIETGKRFRAESKINEKNISLDSIAVKFIRTKFESLENKKIFVIGVGDLSQSILALLHKMNNCHLTMTNRSLRRSIELQKVYPDVQTAEFNEKYNVIKNMDIVISATSAPHLILETAKIQNILNDGKKRFFLDLAVPRDIEASIGEFENASLYHLEDIWDEYNKNVEKRDEIVEKYSYIIEEQLKKIAEKLEKRRKYTNQKNIEMGENR comes from the coding sequence ATGAAGGAAAATTTAGTAAAAAATTTTTATATTCTAAGTTTTAGTTATAAAAATTTGAGTTTGGAAGAAAGGGAAAAGTTTGTAAAAGAGGGGTATAGACATGTTTTGAGGGGGTATTTGGAAAAAGGGATTATAAAGGGGTATGTGGCTGTCGAAACTTGCCTTAGGATAGAGCTTTATTTGGATGTTAGCAAGGAATTTGAAATTGAGAGTTTAAAGAGGGATTTTAGAATTGATAAGATGAAGGACTATAAAGGTGCTGAAGCTGTGAATTATTTGTTGCGGGTGATTTGTGGGCTGGATTCAATAATAAAGGGAGAGGATCAGATTCTTGTACAGCTTAAAAAAGCATATTTTGACGCTCTTGACAAAAATATTACATCTTCATTTTTGAATATAATGTTTAATCAGGCGATAGAAACTGGAAAAAGATTTAGGGCGGAAAGCAAGATAAATGAAAAAAATATTTCACTTGATTCGATAGCTGTAAAATTTATAAGAACAAAATTTGAGAGCCTTGAAAATAAAAAAATATTTGTAATTGGAGTGGGAGATTTGAGCCAGTCAATTCTTGCACTTCTTCACAAAATGAACAATTGCCATTTGACAATGACAAATAGAAGTTTACGACGATCAATTGAATTGCAGAAAGTGTATCCAGACGTTCAGACAGCAGAATTTAACGAGAAATATAATGTTATAAAAAATATGGATATTGTAATAAGTGCCACTTCTGCACCACATTTGATTCTTGAAACAGCGAAAATTCAAAATATTTTGAATGATGGAAAAAAACGGTTTTTCCTTGATTTAGCCGTTCCTAGAGATATTGAAGCAAGTATAGGGGAGTTTGAAAATGCTTCGCTTTATCATTTGGAGGATATTTGGGATGAATATAATAAAAATGTGGAAAAACGGGATGAAATTGTAGAAAAATATTCTTACATTATTGAGGAGCAGTTAAAAAAAATAGCGGAAAAACTTGAAAAAAGAAGAAAATATACGAATCAGAAAAATATTGAGATGGGTGAAAATAGATGA